The Limnochorda sp. LNt genome includes a region encoding these proteins:
- a CDS encoding bifunctional phosphoglucose/phosphomannose isomerase produces MSLGRGAGEPGASAAGLEAARQRLDDPAAVARLDPYGMLRLIEGLADQAPAGYEAGRRAVPERPAGGFRAVVVAGMGGSAIGGDLLKGATAERLTVPVEVVRDYRVPAYVDERTLFIASSYSGNTEETLAAQEEAARAGARVVALTSGGQLGDLAAQRGWPVAKIPSGLPPRAALGYSLFAALGILEAAGLADDVPALVEQTVRALGEVRERMGMRRPLRDNPAKQEAVELVDRLPVVYGSAGIGAAIAYRWKCQINENSKHPAYWTSLPELDHNEVVGWEAPPPAVARQIRLILLRTGDESPRMQRRLEATRRIVEGAVAGLAEYEGTGEGQLARAMALLHIGDYVSYYLAIAKGVDPTPVRFIDRLKAELATMR; encoded by the coding sequence GTGTCTTTGGGCAGAGGCGCAGGCGAGCCGGGCGCCAGCGCGGCAGGGCTGGAGGCCGCCCGGCAGCGGCTGGACGACCCGGCGGCGGTCGCTCGACTCGACCCCTACGGCATGCTGCGGCTCATCGAGGGGCTGGCCGACCAGGCCCCGGCGGGCTACGAGGCGGGGCGGCGGGCCGTCCCGGAGCGGCCGGCCGGGGGCTTTCGGGCGGTGGTGGTCGCCGGCATGGGCGGGTCGGCCATCGGAGGCGACCTGCTCAAGGGAGCCACCGCCGAGCGGCTGACGGTGCCCGTCGAGGTGGTGCGGGACTACCGCGTGCCGGCCTACGTCGACGAGCGGACCCTCTTCATCGCGTCCAGCTACTCCGGCAACACGGAGGAGACCCTGGCCGCCCAGGAGGAGGCCGCCCGGGCAGGCGCCCGGGTCGTGGCCCTGACCAGCGGCGGGCAGCTGGGCGATTTGGCCGCCCAGCGGGGCTGGCCCGTGGCCAAGATCCCCTCGGGGCTGCCGCCCAGGGCGGCACTCGGCTACTCGCTCTTCGCGGCGCTGGGGATCTTGGAGGCCGCCGGCCTGGCCGACGACGTGCCGGCCCTGGTGGAGCAGACCGTGCGGGCCCTGGGCGAGGTGCGGGAGCGCATGGGCATGCGCCGCCCCCTGCGCGACAACCCGGCCAAGCAGGAGGCCGTGGAGCTGGTGGACCGGCTGCCGGTCGTCTACGGCAGCGCGGGTATCGGGGCCGCCATCGCCTACCGGTGGAAGTGCCAGATCAACGAGAACAGCAAGCATCCCGCCTACTGGACCAGCCTGCCGGAGCTCGACCACAACGAGGTGGTGGGCTGGGAGGCGCCCCCGCCGGCGGTGGCGCGCCAGATCCGCCTGATCCTGTTGCGCACGGGCGACGAGTCGCCCCGCATGCAGCGACGTCTAGAGGCGACCCGCCGCATCGTGGAGGGGGCCGTCGCCGGCCTGGCCGAATACGAGGGCACGGGCGAGGGACAGCTGGCCCGTGCCATGGCGCTGCTCCACATCGGCGACTACGTCAGCTACTACCT
- a CDS encoding ABC transporter ATP-binding protein yields the protein MASVTLENVTKRFGNVVAVNRANLEIQDKEFVVLVGPSGCGKSTTLRMVAGLEEISEGNIYIGETLVNDVPPKDRDIAMVFQNYALYPHMNVYDNMAFGLKLRKFPRAEIDRRVKEAARMLGIENLLSRKPKELSGGQRQRVAVGRAIVREPKVFLMDEPLSNLDAKLRVQMRAELSKLHRRLEATVIYVTHDQTEAMTMGDRIVVMKDGFIQQVGAPLEVYEKPVNVFVAGFIGSPAMNFMEGVLRRDDGQYYVDAQPMRLPIPAKKATEYRRIGEYIDKPVIFGIRPEDIDDTELMANPDESMTVVANIDVVEPMGSESYLYATVGPHSFVARVDPHTSARDGEPHRLTLNMGRVHLFDKETERRID from the coding sequence ATGGCGAGCGTCACTCTCGAAAACGTGACCAAGCGGTTCGGCAACGTCGTCGCCGTCAACCGCGCCAACCTGGAGATCCAGGACAAGGAGTTCGTCGTGCTGGTCGGCCCGTCGGGCTGCGGCAAGTCGACCACGCTGCGCATGGTGGCGGGCCTGGAGGAGATCAGCGAGGGCAACATCTACATCGGCGAGACCCTGGTCAACGACGTGCCCCCCAAGGACCGGGACATCGCGATGGTCTTCCAGAACTACGCCCTCTACCCGCACATGAACGTCTACGACAACATGGCCTTCGGGCTCAAGCTGCGCAAGTTCCCCCGGGCCGAGATCGACCGGCGGGTCAAGGAGGCGGCCCGCATGCTGGGCATCGAAAACCTCCTGAGCCGCAAGCCCAAGGAGCTGTCGGGCGGCCAGCGCCAGCGGGTAGCCGTGGGCCGGGCCATCGTGCGGGAGCCCAAGGTCTTCCTCATGGACGAGCCGCTCTCCAACCTCGACGCCAAGCTGCGCGTGCAGATGCGGGCCGAGCTCTCCAAGCTGCACCGGCGCCTGGAGGCCACGGTCATCTACGTGACGCACGACCAGACCGAGGCCATGACCATGGGCGACCGGATCGTCGTCATGAAGGACGGCTTCATCCAGCAGGTGGGCGCGCCGCTGGAGGTCTACGAGAAGCCCGTCAACGTCTTCGTGGCCGGCTTCATCGGCAGCCCCGCCATGAACTTCATGGAGGGCGTCCTGCGCCGCGACGACGGCCAGTACTACGTCGACGCCCAGCCCATGCGCCTGCCCATCCCGGCCAAGAAGGCGACCGAGTACCGGCGCATCGGGGAGTACATCGACAAGCCCGTCATCTTCGGCATCCGGCCCGAGGACATCGACGACACCGAGCTGATGGCCAACCCCGACGAAAGCATGACCGTGGTGGCCAACATCGACGTGGTGGAGCCCATGGGCTCCGAGTCGTACCTGTACGCCACCGTGGGGCCGCACTCGTTCGTGGCCCGGGTCGATCCGCACACCTCCGCCAGGGACGGCGAACCGCACCGGCTCACCCTCAACATGGGCCGGGTGCACCTCTTCGACAAGGAGACGGAGCGGCGCATCGACTGA
- a CDS encoding phage holin family protein, which yields MRGWAGRWLINAVALLVVGGLLGGIRLGGVFAALLAAAMFGLVNAFVRPVFLLLTLPLNVLTLGLFTLVVNALMLWLTAGLVPGFEVHGFWAALWGSILLSLVSGAIGWLVQDAGA from the coding sequence ATGCGGGGTTGGGCGGGTCGCTGGCTCATCAATGCGGTGGCGCTGCTGGTGGTGGGCGGACTGCTGGGGGGCATCCGGCTGGGTGGCGTCTTCGCGGCGCTGCTGGCCGCCGCCATGTTCGGTCTGGTCAACGCCTTCGTGCGGCCGGTCTTCCTGCTGCTGACGTTGCCGCTCAACGTGCTGACGCTGGGACTCTTCACCCTGGTGGTCAACGCCCTGATGCTGTGGCTGACGGCGGGGCTGGTGCCGGGCTTCGAGGTGCACGGCTTCTGGGCGGCCCTGTGGGGCAGCATCCTGCTCAGCCTGGTCAGCGGCGCCATCGGGTGGCTGGTGCAGGACGCGGGGGCTTGA